One segment of Zonotrichia albicollis isolate bZonAlb1 chromosome 4, bZonAlb1.hap1, whole genome shotgun sequence DNA contains the following:
- the GCAT gene encoding 2-amino-3-ketobutyrate coenzyme A ligase, mitochondrial, translating into MWRAAAVWALRGAPGAGAPRAASGAAAAQLRRRLESELEEIRGAGTWKSERVISSRQGPHLQLAGGGAGIINFCANNYLGLSSHPEVIRAAVEALEKFGAGLSSVRFICGTQSIHKDLEEKIARFHQREDAILYASCFDANAGIFEALLTPEDAVLSDELNHASIIDGIRLCKANKYRYKHMDMQDLEAKLKEAQKHRLRLVATDGAFSMDGDIAPLREICQLAHKYDALVFIDECHATGFLGPNGRGTDELLGVMDKVTIINSTLGKALGGAAGGYTTGPKPLIDLLRQRSRPYLFSNSLPPAVVGCASKALDLLMESNAIAQSMAAKTQRFRSKMTAAGFTISGKDHPICPVMLGDARLASVMAEDMLNRGIYVIGFSYPVVPKGKARIRVQISAVHSDEDIDRCVEAFTQVGQKHGALP; encoded by the exons ATGTGGCGGGCGGCGGCGGTGTGGGCGCTGCGCGGGGCCCCCGGGGCCGGCGCCCCCCGGGCCGCgtcgggagcggcggcggcgcagcTGCGGCGGCGGCTGGAGAGCGAGCTGGAGGAGATCCGCGGCGCCGGCACCTGGAAGAGCGAGCGCGTCATCTCCTCCCGGCAGGGCCCCCACCTCCAGCTggcgggcggcggcgccg GGATCATCAACTTCTGCGCCAATAACTACCTGGGGCTCTCCAGCCATCCCGAGGTGATCCGTGCCGCTGTGGAGGCCCTGGAGAAGTTCGGCGCCGGGCTCAGCTCCGTCCGCTTTATCTGCGGTACCCAG AGCATACACAAGGACCTGGAGGAGAAGATCGCACGTTTCCACCAGCGGGAAGATGCCATTCTCTATGCCAGCTGCTTTGATGCCAACGCTGGTATCTTTGAG GCCCTGCTGACCCCAGAGGATGCAGTGCTGTCAGATGAGCTGAACCATGCTTCCATCATCGATGGGATCCGCCTGTGCAAGGCCAACAAGTACCGCTACAAGCACATGGACATGCAGGACCTGGAGGCCAAGCTGAAGGAAGCTCAG AAGCATCGGCTGCGGCTGGTGGCCACTGACGGAGCCTTCTCCATGGACGGTGACATCGCGCCGCTGAGGGAGATCTGCCAGCTGGCGCACAAGTACGATGCCCTGGTCTTCATCGATGAATGCCACGCCACAGGGTTCCTGGGACCCAACGGGCG GGGTACTGATGAGCTCCTGGGAGTGATGGACAAAGTCACCATCATCAATTCTACCCTTGGAAAAGCtcttggaggagctgcag GTGGGTACACAACAGGTCCCAAACCCCTCATCGATCTGCTCCGCCAGCGCTCCCGCCCGTACCTCTTCTCCAACAGCCTGCCCCCTGCCGTGGTGGGCTGTGCATCCAAGGCCCTGGACCTGCTCATGGAGAGCAATGCCATTGCACAGTCTATGGCTGCCAAAACCCAACG GTTCAGAAGTAAGATGACGGCGGCTGGCTTCACCATCTCAGGGAAAGACCACCCCATCTGTCCAGTCATGCTGGGGGATGCTCGGCTGGCCTCAGTGATGGCAGAGGACATGCTCAACAGAG GCATTTACGTGATTGGCTTCAGCTACCCCGTGGTGCCCAAGGGCAAGGCGCGTATCCGGGTGCAGATCTCGGCCGTGCACAGCGACGAGGACATTGACCGCTGCGTGGAAGCCTTCACCCAGGTGGGACAGAAGCACGGAGCGCTGCCCTGA
- the GALR3 gene encoding galanin receptor type 3 has protein sequence MPGGLNMSSDSPELRAAGIIVPIIFSLIFLVGTVGNGLVLAVLLWNGQVKYSTTNLFILNLAVADLCFIICCVPFQATIYTLDGWLFGAFACKAVHFLIYLTMYASSFTLAAVSVDRYLAIRYPLKSRDLRTSRNAGVAIVVVWSLSMLFAGPYLSYYQIIHYHGVPICVPVWEDQRRKVLDILTFVFGYLLPVTVVSLAYSRTIKFLWTSVDPIERISESRKAKRKVTKMIVTVAILFCLCWLPHHLVILCFWFGHFPFNRATYAFRLASHCLSYTNSCLNPIVYALISKHFRKRFKQAFTCLFFQNKIRKKKKKRVGRKVHMVNVEGGFANRTGDFYGRNTEVTQAPEGSTRKRDHEGASRARAWTQQVQDAMVSVQKELLEEEILATAGHSLDVTPLRETAGQDQEEALEKG, from the exons ATGCCAGGGGGATTGAATATGTCTTCTGACAGCCCAGAGCTACGAGCAGCAGGGATTATTGTGCCCATCATTTTCTCCCTCATCTTCCTTGTGGGTACGGTGGGAAATGGGctggtgctggcagtgctgctgtggaatggcCAAGTCAAGTACTCCACCACCAACCTCTTCATCCTCAACCTGGCTGTGGCCGACCTGTGCTTCATCATCTGCTGTGTCCCTTTCCAGGCCACCATTTACACCCTGGATGGGTGGCTCTTTGGGGCCTTTGCCTGCAAGGCTGTGCATTTCCTGATCTACCTCACCATGTATGCCAGCAGCTTTACCCTGGCTGCTGTCTCTGTTGACAG GTACTTGGCCATTCGCTATCCCCTGAAGTCCCGGGATCTCCGCACATCCCGAAATGCAGGAGTGGCCATTGTGGTGGTCTGGTCACTGTCAATGCTCTTTGCAGGGCCTTACCTCAGTTACTACCAGATAATCCATTACCATGGTGTGCCCATCTGTGTCCCCGTCTGGGAGGACCAGCGCAGAAAGGTTCTGGACATCCTCACATTTGTGTTTGGGTATCTGCTGCCTGTGACTGTGGTGAGCCTGGCATACTCTAGGACCATCAAGTTCTTGTGGACTTCTGTAGACCCCATAGAAAGAATCTCAGAGTCTCGGAAAGCCAAGCGTAAAGTCACCAAGATGATTGTCACAGTGGCCATCCTGTTCTGCCTCTGCTGGCTGCCCCACCACCTGGTCATCCTCTGCTTCTGGTTTGGCCACTTTCCCTTCAACCGGGCCACTTACGCTTTCCGCCTGGCTTCCCACTGCCTCTCCTACACCAACTCCTGCCTCAACCCCATTGTCTATGCCCTCATCTCCAAGCATTTCCGCAAGCGTTTCAAGCAGGCCTTCACCTGCCTCTTCTTCCAGAACAAGatcaggaaaaagaagaagaagagagtTGGAAGGAAAGTCCATATGGTCAATGTGGAAGGAGGTTTTGCCAACAGGACAGGAGATTTCTATGGACGCAACACTGAGGTTACCCAAGCCCCAGAAGGGAGCACCAGGAAGAGGGACCATGAAGGTGCCAGTCGTGCCAGAGCATGGACTCAGCAGGTACAAGATGCCATGGTCTCTGTTCAGAAGGAGCTACTGGAGGAGGAAATTTTGGCAACAGCTGGCCATTCCCTAGATGTGACCCCTCTAAGAGAAACTGCTGGACAAGACCAAGAAGAAGCCCTAGAAAAGGGCTAG
- the LOC102067661 gene encoding noggin-like — MEGAHRSCLLLLLCLLPRPGAPGPPPPLEEPREPPPPPSSPADPAAHLLRGQPSAPVRPYSLSLSPEDYRYAPRPRHLRPGRLRRLLGSAFDPFWMATEQPRGRNGSILEENLESMSRDLAESAGRYRRKLWREAEELELPALLPPGPALPPELAGALARGLRQWLVERAACRLTSAWVDLGPVFWPRWVRHTTCESGPADCSWPPGMACRPAQLTRIKLLAWHCWNPQPPAAPSCTWRHIPYPVVAACKCSCR, encoded by the coding sequence ATGGAGGGAGCACACCgcagctgcctcctcctcctcctctgcctgctcccACGGCCGGGCGCCCCAGGCCCACCGCCGCCTCTGGAGGAGCCtcgggagccgccgccgccgccgtccagCCCCGCGGACCCCGCCGCGCACCTGCTGCGCGGGCAGCCCTCGGCGCCGGTGCGGCCCTACAGCCTGTCGCTGTCCCCCGAGGATTACCGCTACGCCCCCAGGCCCCGGCACCTGCGCCCCGGGCGGCTGCGCCGGCTCCTGGGCTCGGCCTTCGACCCCTTCTGGATGGCGACCGAGCAGCCCCGCGGTCGCAACGGGAGCATCCTCGAGGAGAACCTGGAGTCCATGAGCAGGGACCTGGCCGAGAGCGCCGGGCGGTATCGCCGCAAGCTGTGGCGAGAGgcggaggagctggagctgcccgcGCTGCTGCCCCCcggcccagcgctgccccccgAGCTGGCGGGGGCCCTGGCCCGCGGCCTGCGGCAGTGGCTGGTGGAACGGGCCGCCTGCCGCCTCACCTCCGCCTGGGTGGACCTGGGCCCCGTGTTCTGGCCCCGCTGGGTGCGGCACACCACGTGCGAGAGCGGCCCGGCCGACTGCTCCTGGCCCCCCGGCATGGCCTGCCGGCCCGCACAGCTCACCCGCATCAAGCTGCtggcctggcactgctggaacCCGCAGCCCCCCGCGGCCCCCAGCTGCACCTGGCGGCACATCCCCTACCCCGTGGTGGCCGCCTGCAAGTGCTCCTGCCGCTGA